The genome window GTGCGCAACGAGGCGGACCCGCGACGCGCAGGTGTGTCCCTGGTGCGCGAAGTTGTGCACGTACGTCCCCTGTGCGCGCCTTACGGCTTCCCGGGCGGCCACGCGCTCTCGAAGCCGTCGCGGTTGGGCATGCGCAGCGCGGGCAGGCTCGCGGCGTCGAGACGTGCTTCGGCGGCGATCACTCCGCTGCCTTCGAGCAGGAACGCGGTGAGCGCGTAGACCTCGTTCGCGCTGAGCGAGCCGGGCGAGTCGTAGGGCATCGCGCGGCGCAGATAGTCGAAGAGCGTCGTGGCGTACGGCCAGAAGCTGCCGGTCGTGAGG of Deltaproteobacteria bacterium contains these proteins:
- a CDS encoding c-type cytochrome; this encodes MVGALGASPGFGRHATPEEIAALDIDVAPDGAGLPLGSGTASEGAPIYAARCAHCHGAAGEGGPADRLVGGVGTLTSAQPLLTTGSFWPYATTLFDYLRRAMPYDSPGSLSANEVYALTAFLLEGSGVIAAEARLDAASLPALRMPNRDGFESAWPPGKP